The genomic window TTGCCGAGTTCGCGACGGAGCCGGTCGAGCCGCCGTTCCGCGCGCTCGTACGGTGCCCCCGGCAACCGGCCGAGCCACTCGGGCTTGCCCCGGAGGTTGGTACGGATGCGCAGATCCGCGAGCGCGATGCGAGCGGCCCGGTAGTTGCTCCAGGCTTGCGCGCGTCGCTCGCGCACCTGCAGCGCCGGGTCGCCGGGCGTCTCGGAGGACGGGGGAGCGTCACTCATGACCATCAACCGTAGATCCGGCCATGGTCACCCGGGAGACCCTTCGGTACGAAGGTTCGCGCATCCGCCGACACGCCGCTGGTCAGGCCCGCCACACCGGCAATTTGTCGGCGTGTCTACCTATCGGCGTGTCGCTGACGTCGATTCAGCTGCGGACGACGTGCACGACCTCGGCGTGCAGGGCGTCGGCGCGCGCGGTGATCTCCTCGATGCGCAGCAACGTGCGCGCGAACTTGTCGCCCAGCGCGGCGGGCAGGGAGGCCACGTTGATCTCGATGTTGAGCTGCGAGCTGGTCGCGGCGGCGCGGGCGGCGTCGGCCGCGGCGCCGATATCGGTGACGACGTTCGGGTTGCCGATCGGCAGCAGTTCCGCGGCCAGGGACAGCACCTCGTCGGCCTCATCCACCACCGCGGCGGGGACCCGCGCGGCCTCCATCAAGGCGGCGTTGATCGCCTCGGTGCGTGCCGCGGTCTCCTCGTCGGTGCCCTTGGGCAGCTTGTACGCGGCGCCGACGGCGGTGAACGCGGCCGCGTCGGCGTCGGCGAGGGCCAGCGCGCGATCACGGGCGGCGTCGGCGGCCTCGATGATCCGGTCCACGATCGGCCGGTGCTCGGCGTCCTTGGCGCGGGTCGTGTAGCGGGCCACCATGGCGATGAGCGCGGCGCCTTGCGCGGCGTGCAGCGCGGCCACCGCACCGCCACCCGGGGCGGGGATCTTGGCGGCCAGATCGGTCAGGTACCGCGCGAGGGTGACCTCACCGAAGGAAGACGCGGTTTCCTGGGACGACGTGCTCGGCTGCGACACGGGTGGCCTTTCGTTCTTCGGCGGCGTGAACTGATGATCACGCTACCGCTTGCCGCCTCGCGCACCCTGCCCGGACCGCCGCGTCGGACGGCCGGTGCACAGCCCGCGCATACCTGCGGTTATGTTGAGCACATGCGGATCGGATTGGGCATCAACTACTCGGGCGGCTTCAAGGA from Nocardia bhagyanarayanae includes these protein-coding regions:
- a CDS encoding cyclodeaminase/cyclohydrolase family protein; this translates as MSQPSTSSQETASSFGEVTLARYLTDLAAKIPAPGGGAVAALHAAQGAALIAMVARYTTRAKDAEHRPIVDRIIEAADAARDRALALADADAAAFTAVGAAYKLPKGTDEETAARTEAINAALMEAARVPAAVVDEADEVLSLAAELLPIGNPNVVTDIGAAADAARAAATSSQLNIEINVASLPAALGDKFARTLLRIEEITARADALHAEVVHVVRS